Part of the Echeneis naucrates chromosome 1, fEcheNa1.1, whole genome shotgun sequence genome, ATATACCTAGTTTGTTTTTCAGCGGTCAACGGCGGTACCATCGCATAACAACAGGGAGATGGGGTATTAAAGCAAGAACTACAGCAGCTATGAAGACTTCATGACTAAGCAGTCCATATGAACCACAGCCCAGCCCAGACATGTGATGTACAGCAGACGGCTTTAGGCTGCTGAGTCGGTGCTGGTGGAGAAAACTGCATGTGTTACAAAACAAGGTTTTCAGCAATGActcatgtgtctgtctgctttagAGGATGACATTTCCATTATATTAGCATGCATAGAAGGAGCAGACTAAACAACGTTTTCTAGGTTTATGCAAgtatctgtgtgcatctgtgaatGAAAACACCATCTGTCAGTccaaatggttgttttttttgttttgttttgtttttttttttacctcagggggaaacacaataaatcaaatatagTCTTCATGCAtctgttctctcctcctcctcatcctctgtggcttgttttttgggttttttttttttttttttgtgtgtgtttctctggagAACAGAATAAGCTGTGTATGCAGCCAATTTCACACAACGCCCACCAGGAAAGccctggtttgtttttctttatcatccTGAAACAGCTGCGGCATCGGCGTCATTCAGAGCCGCATTTGGCTCCTAACATATCACGTTCAAGTAGGACAAAGTGGCTCATTACGACCACCCACAAACAGCCCATTGCTCCCTGCCAGGTCTgtcattacatttcatttaaaacacatttcccgAGATTAAGGATGACGGCTCCTCTGACTGCGGACGTGAAGGATGAGGATGCCTCCGGATCCGCAAAGCGACCCATGAGGTCCACACCCAATCTATCCCTGACAGTCATTGTTTCCCTTTCTTCGGCCGTGTGGGGAAGAATCAAAGCCCGAACAGAAAGCCGTCACATTAAGCTGCTCTTACCGTATTTAGGGTCCGGgttcttctcctccagctccattcTCACACACTGCCGATCAGACCAGCGACTGGACAGTTACCATGGAAATTGGTGAGtttgggggggggagaaaaaaaacatcaataagaGAGAGCGAGACCGAGTGTGAGGGACCGTTGAGTCAAACCGAAGCACGGCGCATTCCGAGCTAACGGAGAGACATCCAATCAGAGGGCAGATCCCGGTGACTGACAGCTGCCCCGGCCAATCAGAGGGCGCTTTGGCGGGACGAAACCAATCGTAAAACGGCCACTTCGacggaatgtgtgtgtgtgtgtgtgtgtgtgtttgttgaggaCTAACGTGTTAAGAATGGGaaattccattaaaaaaaagaaaaaaaaagaaaaaagaaaaagtttccCCTCCAATAGCAAATGTCAAGGCAGAAGGACTTATTCATTTAGAATTTATCTAAAGATTTTAGAGAGGTTGCTTAGAGATTAAGCCGACAAGATGCCCGAGAGAACACACTACATCCCCACAACAGCCTGCAAAGAGCACAGCAGTGGTAGAAAATACAAGAAAAGTTCATTTACTCAAATCAGGCCTGTTCTTCCTTCACTTGAGTTGTCTCAGTTACGCCAGTTATAAAGACAATGTTATTTGTAGCTTTAGGTAAACACTATTGTGTTATAAAGTGGTCAAATCTGGGACCATTTTACCAAATAAACTATTATAATACTGCTCAAAGGTTCATGTCATGGTACtaacaattaaatataaattaaagctgaaaacaggaatGAGCAGCCAAAGCATGCCTGTGCAACTTGGAGCCCCCTGGATTTGCCCCGACCCAGTCATGCTAGAAAGATTTAACTCTTAACTCTTATTTAACTCAACACAATGTTATACCAATATTGATATAAACATTATGGgtcacagaaaaactgccaaGAATGCCAATGAGAGATTTCTGTGCCTGTTAACTTCTGAAAAATTTGTTTGCCTTGAAAcctataaaaatataaagtatcttaaatataaaaacaatgcaaGTGTGTCAATATTCACTTTTCGTTTACATTCAGCCCTTACATACAAACAAGACACATGACCACTATCCAGTTTACAAAACTTCAGCTTTGTCAATATTAATACATTAAAACCAACTTTAAACTACAAAATAGGTTGAttatcttcttcttctgtaaGTTGCCTTAGCAACGATCACGAATATGAAaagtgcaaaacagaaaaacagtgagcaacaataaaaacacattgggtggttgtgttgttttaagcGACATCCTGGCTTAAACTCTCATGGTGCCTGATTGTCAGGCCGCTTCAGATGGTGGACAGATTTGATTTGGCAGCCCCTCTCTGGCCCACTTAGCAGCACTCTGAAAGCTGAAGTTTATCCGATCTTCAATAGCTGAAGCTCTTCCCCTCCACTGAATTAGTCTCTCCTCTCTTATCTGTTCTGTGCTTTATGACGACTCGTTCCCACAGCTTGTTCAGTCAGATTTCTGTGTGCTCAAATGTGGCATTTAGCTGCTACCACTTGGGACATACATCATGACACACTGATGTAGTATTCTGTGGTCTGCTTTTTGCTTGACTTCAATGAACTGACATTTTCTCACAGCAATGAAAGTCAGCCAGTGGCAGATGCTGAAAATAATGCACATTAAAACCATATCACTGTGATTAAAGCATTTTCTATTGGGATATATGCTGCTATTATTGTCCAGCCCTACTTTTAAGGTGTCACTATGGAGCTATTGAGTGCCAGCTTTTCTGCTGTGCATTATGTTCCATAGAACCTGCCGCATTGACCCAGTTTATTGAGTTTTGGGACACGTATAGGCTGGTAAAAAGGCTCTTAAAGCAGGAAAATTAAGATGGAATACAACATAATTAATAAGGCTCTTGCACTGTCGGAGTTCAGGCCCTAAAAATGCAGCTCACATGAAAGTCACAATAATGAACGGGTATGTATATCCATGATAACTTTCAAAATCTGAACAGACATCAGTGGTGGAACGGCTGGTCAAGTAGATTTTTAAGAAACTCTGCAGTGTATAGAAGCAAAGGTGGAAAGTCTTAAAAAATCTCCATCTTGTCATAAATGGACTGGCTGGAAATGTGAACTGTGACAGCTAACCTCTGACCATAACAGTGTCATATGCAGtgatgaataatttaataactGTGGAAAGTTAATCCTCTTTGTCTAGAAATTAATGACAATTTTAGGCACCAACATCTAAACAAGCCAAACAAGCATAGagtatttcaaattaataaataatttaaactgGTTTCTAATTTATAGAGGGAAAAATGACAGTCACTTTCTCTGATCAGGAAAATGCTGAGTTATTTTATCTAACACGTTTaaaaatatcttctttttttccctccttatttaaatgtaaaaacaccagacagaatgacagacaaaCGGATAGATTTGTCGATCCTTCATaggaaattattatttgttatttgttaccgcagcagaaaaaaaacccagcacTCCCAGCATCACACATACAGTGTAAAACCAAgtacacaaatacataaaacGTTACTCGCAGTGCAACAATAAGAcactctttgtgttttgttattgtggttgttgtgtgCAGGCGCTCGCACATTCAGTACATGACTCCTAAGTTTAGCAGCCAATGAGCCGGGAAGACGTGAGCCGACGCCCCGCACACACTGCAGGGCTGAGACGCCATCTTGAGAAGGGCACTTCTCGCGTACCTCACTCACTGCATCacgttaaaaaaaacaaaaaacacaacaacacgcCGCACAGGACGCGTACACAAAGCTGCCGCGCCACCGACAGACAAACCATCCATGTGGACCAAAGACGTTCGCCTTCGTGCAGTCAAAGCGAGTTGGTGCCACGTTCACGTGTTGCACAACTTTGTGCTGCCTGCCACACCTGTCATGGCGGAAAAGGGGGCGCCCACATTTGGCGTTACGTATCCCCGTGACGTGTGACCGGGACAAAGATTACTTAAGCAGCATTACTTAAGCGCTTGGGCTGAAAAGTGGTCGGATCGTGAGAGAAGAGGCTccgagaggagaagaaaggtaAAGTGTGTTTTGGACGAAAGGTCACTTGTGTTTCTCATTGTTGCATGTGCAGTTAGAGCCAAACTTAGTGGCACGAAGAGCTTTACATAAATGAGAAATGATCTCTTCTTTCACAGCTTGGCTGCCCAAAAAACGTTTTCTAACCACCATATCCGAACCCAGCGGAGCCCCTAAAGTCCTAAAAATAGTTTTCGTTTTTAACTTGTGTGTATAAGATAATTATGTGGAGGGAACAAattattaacaaaaacaaacaaacaaacaaaaaaaactgtaggGGCTCCGTAAAAAACCCTGCTGTGCATGGAGTGATAACTATAAATGATAATCATTCTACAAAAAAGTGTGTTTATTAGCATAGATAATAAAATGGAGATTAACAATGCACTAACTTGGTTTGCATTCACTGTTTCCACAGTTTAAAGCAACCTGAATCAATGTGTTCTTCTCTATGTTCAGTAAACATATGGCTCTCAGAGGTGCTCTCCGCCTGCTCTCCGGCAGCCACAAATGTGCAGTCACAGTGTCCAGAGCTCAGGGcacatctgctgcagctcacaaaGGTACATCACTCTTCAGGATAACAGGTAGAAAGGATGGTAGGGGTCATGTTTGGGACACACTGCCGTTAGAAGGAACACGCAGTAGGTGAAGGTGAATGAAGTTAGAGTAGTGTAACAGGATATGTAATCCACCAGACTCAACActtaattttttccccctccttttAGATGCTGAAGATGTTAAGAAACCGGCAAAGGCAGGTAAGTGAAGTTTTAAAGGGCTGGACATGGTCTGCTTGGAGTCCTTCACATGTTGTGTTACCACATATAACTGTGACATAACCGCGGTGTGTCTGCGTTCATGTTTCAATCCTCAGCCAAGGTGGCATTCAGCTGGCGGGACGCTCTGAATCTGGAGGGTCagctgacagaggaagagatcaTGATCCGGGACTCCTTCCGTGACTACTGTCAGGAAAAACTCATGCCCCGCATCCTCATGGCCAACAGACACGAACGTGAGTTAAACACATGATCagagtctgtttgtctgttttcaatTATCGTATAAATATAAACGGACTTGATCTTTTAGgtgttattttaatttcatctaGATAATGGAGAAAATGTTGTTGCAGCACAGatattcattttcagatttagCCAATTTCAGATTTGTAATATTTGACTGTCAATGTCTGTTTCCCAATTTGCACAGATTTCCACCGTGAGATTGTCTCAGAGATGGGAGAGTTGGGTGTCCTAGGTCCAACTATTAAAGGTCTACAAGAGCAAAACTACATAATCATTAGTTTAAGTTTTTAGTCTCATTCTTCATGGTGCAGTAATGTTAGATCGTTATACCTTAACATACCTTTACATTtgtttgtatatattttgttttctttagtcAAAATGCCATGTGATCCTTTACCTGGACATGATCATCTCCTTTGTGCTCATCACGCAGGGTATGGCTGTGCTGGCACTAGTTACGTGGCATATGGTCTCATTGCCAGAGAAGTGGAGCGAGTGGATAGTGGCTATCGGTCAGTCATGAGTGTGCAGTCGTCACTGGTCATGCACCCAATCAATGCTTATGGTACAGAGGCTCAGAAGGAGAAGTACCTGCCAAAGCTTGGTAAGAAGCATGTCTTTAATCCAATGGGCACGACTTTCAaaagagtaaagaaaaacacaagttattTTTGCTCTTACCCATCTGGTGtctggaaattttttttttcttttttgcagctCGTGGAGAAATCCTGGGCTGCTTTGGCCTGACAGAGCCCAACCATGGCAGCGACCCCAGCAGCATGGAGACCAAGGCCAAGTACAACCCGTCCAGTGGCACCTTCACCATCAGTGGATCCAAGACTTGGTAGGTAGACCGACACATATGAGGTGCACTGGACTCACAACAAATAAATGGATGAGCTGTATATAGTGTAAACTTAATTCTGTCCCAGTGCTCACTGTAGTTTTAGGCTATAAATTAGTTTCAGTGTAATGGCCTTGGATTTGGAGACTAATATTGGAAGCTGAGCTTTGAGGAAGATCAGCTTTTTGGTTTTCAGCTTTAGTAAAAACTGTGAActgtacattttcaaaataatgatgtgtttgtttctcacTCGCCTTCCTCTGTTAGGATAACAAACTCACCCGTGGCAGACATCGCAGTGGTCTGGGCAAAGTGTGAGGATGGCAGAGTGAGGGGTTTCATCCTGGAGCGTGGAATGAAGGGTTTTTCCACACCCAAGATTGAGGGCAAGTTTTCACTAAGGGCATCTGCCACAGGCATGATCCTGATGGATGAGGTGGAAGTTCCCCAGGAGAACCTGCTGCCTAATGTCTCTGGACTGGCTGTAAGTGGTTGCTCTCTCAGCTCAAGTTCAACTCCAGCAAAACTAAAGTCGCACATTGATTTAACAACATTAATAGAAATGTGCCCGAATACCTAACACTTCCTGACCAGGGTCCCTTTGGCTGTCTCAACAACGCCCGGTATGGCATTGCCTGGGGAGCTCTGGGAGCTGCTGAATTCTGCTTCCACCTCGCCCGACAGTACACTCTAGACAGGTACAGGATATTGTGTCTACTTTAGATTACACACAAGCCAAGGTCAGAGGATCTAGCAGATGtaacaaaaatagaaattctggaaaaaaaaaaaagtgtttacgTTAGCATTATCTGACTGCATATATCTGCAGTCTCCCTGTGTTATAccagcctcagcctcctctAGAGAGGGTTTGGGTTTCATGTAATTCCGTCCTTTCACCAGAATCCAGTTTGGCGTACCACTAGCCAGAAACCAGCTGATGCAGAAGAAGATGGCTGACATGCTAACAGAGATCACTATTGGTCTGCAGTCATGTCTATCCCTGGGAAGACTTATTGACGAGAAGAAGTGAGCAGACTCTGCCGACTTTaaatttctgtcatgttttccaGCACTCTTCTTGTCTAGTATAAACCCTTTGCTCCGCTGTGACTGTTCACCCTAACAGAGCAGCACCAGAGATGATCTCCATGCTGAAGAGGAATAGCTGTGGCAAGGCTTTGGATATTGCCAGGCAAGCCAGAGACATgttgggaggaaatggcattgCAGATGAGTACCACATTATCCGTCACGTCATGAACCTGGAGGCTGTCAACACATACGAAGGTCAGCATACACACGGCAGCATCTACACTTTAAGGTTCCTCATTGACCTACACTGGCCTTCACTTGCCACCCAAATCAAATTCTAGTCACAAAGGCTCATCTTTGGACTAACTCCTGGAGCTGTACCTATTTGCTAGAACTCAACACATTTAGCCTACAACTCCTTCGCAGCCGCTGCATTTCTCTTAAGGAACTTTGTCTGGCATCGTCACCCGTGCTAACAAGGCAGTCGCAGCCCAGGCTCTTGTCAT contains:
- the gcdha gene encoding glutaryl-CoA dehydrogenase a; protein product: MALRGALRLLSGSHKCAVTVSRAQGTSAAAHKDAEDVKKPAKAAKVAFSWRDALNLEGQLTEEEIMIRDSFRDYCQEKLMPRILMANRHEHFHREIVSEMGELGVLGPTIKGYGCAGTSYVAYGLIAREVERVDSGYRSVMSVQSSLVMHPINAYGTEAQKEKYLPKLARGEILGCFGLTEPNHGSDPSSMETKAKYNPSSGTFTISGSKTWITNSPVADIAVVWAKCEDGRVRGFILERGMKGFSTPKIEGKFSLRASATGMILMDEVEVPQENLLPNVSGLAGPFGCLNNARYGIAWGALGAAEFCFHLARQYTLDRIQFGVPLARNQLMQKKMADMLTEITIGLQSCLSLGRLIDEKKAAPEMISMLKRNSCGKALDIARQARDMLGGNGIADEYHIIRHVMNLEAVNTYEGTHDIHALILGRAITGLQSFTVDK